The Eubacterium ventriosum genome includes the window CAGCTTCTCAAAATTTGGAAGTACAAAGAATACAACGAGGTATTCCAAATAAAAAATGTATTACCGATACTCTAGAGTTGATAGGCTTATCCAATGCTGGTAAAAAAAGAGTAGCAAACTTTTCTTTAGGAATGAAACAAAGGCTTGCTTTAGGCGTTGCATTATTAGGCGAGCCAGAATTTTTGATTTTGGACGAACCCGTCAACGGACTTGACCCAACAGGAATTATTGAATTAAGAGAACTTCTTAAAAAATTAGTAAAAGAACGAGAGGTAACGATTTTAATATCCAGCCATATATTAAGTGAATTACATCAGCTTGCTACCTGTTACGGATTTCTTCATAAAGGAGAACTTTTGAAACAAATTTCTACCGAAGAATTAAACGAAGAATGTAAACGCCATATTTGTTTAAGGACAGATAATATCCAAAAAACCACTCTTTTATTAGAGCAAAAGGGAAATATTAACAATTACTCCGTTTACCCCGATAATTCTATTCGGATATACGAGTGCTTAGATAATGTAAGAATGATTTCTAAATTACTATCCAGTAATGGAGTTATTATTGATGAAATTTCTGTGCAAGGAGAAAATTTGGAAACATACTTTGAAAATCTAATAGGGGGACGAAAAAATGTTTAATCAAATAAGAGCAGAATTTTATAAGTTATTTCATACAAAGGCATTGTACTTAACCTTTGCTTTGATTTTAGCAGTCTTTGGAATTTTCTCCATAGGCGGTCAGCAACAATTTGTGGCATCAAGTTCAAGTTTAGACGAAACATGGAAAATAGGAGAAACTGTTGGATTTCTTGCTCGTGCTTATAGCGATACAGCACACCCATTGATTGAAGAAATAATAAGGACAGCCACATCTTATACTGTATTTTTCTGGCTGATTGTTCTTATATTTTCTGTCATTTTCTTTTCAAGAGAATATACGGATTCAACAATTAAAATTGCAATCGCAAGCGGACAAAGCCGAATTAAGTTTTTTGTTGCGAAATATATTGTGATTTCGATTACCAGTATATTTCTATACTTTTCATTTATTATGATTGCATTTATAATAGAATGTGCGAAATTTAATATTCCAATACAACTGTTTCCAATGCTGAAAATTGCAGGACTAAATTGTATGATTATGGGAGCATTTATCGGAATTACACTTATGTTATGTGTAATATTCAAACATACGGCAATCGTTGTAGGTGCTATGTCATTGTTTACATTTAGCGGACCGCTTATCTATATGATGACATGGGATAATATGTCAACTCAATCATGGAGAGTTCTAACCTATTTAAAAATAAATCCTATGTATTACTGGATGAATACCTGTTCTTATAATATGATAAATAATTTAGAAATCAATATTTTGATTTATTTCGTGGGAACTGTAATTATTACATTTCTTGTTTCAGCATTGATACTAAGAAAGCAAGAAATACGCTAATCATAACAGAAAGGGGAAATGCGAATATGTTATATTTCTTATTGATTTGCTTTATTTTCATATTAGCATTTTCCTTATTCTCTATTATCAGAACAATTCGCAACATAAATAAGCAAATAAAGCAACAACGGAAAATACGAGTATCTTTATCAAATAGGGACATTGAAGAATTAGCTTATGCAATCAATCAAAAAGATAATCTACATAAAAAATTACAGGTTCAAATTAAGCAGGAAGAAGAACAGTTAAAACAGTCTATATCTAATATAAGCCACGATTTAAGAACACCTTTGACATCTATACAAGGCTATTTAACACTTCTGCAAGAATGTGAAGATAAACAGGAACAAGGACAATGCATTAAAATCATTAAGGCAAAAACAGATTATCTCACGGATTTAGTACAAGAGTTTTATGATTTATCTGTGATAGAAAATGAGCAAGTTGATGTTGAATGTGAGCGTGTTGACATAAATAGAATTGTTACAGATTGCTTAATTGAAAAGTATTATGAATTTGGAGAAATCCAACCAACCATTCAAACAGAAAATACTCCTGTATGGATATACGGAAATAACCTTATCTGTAAACGAATTATTGAAAATTTAATTGTAAATGCACTTCGTTATTCAGATAATTACATTGAAGTTTCTATCAATCAAAAAGGAGTGTTCACAATTAAAAATTCAACAAAATCCCTTGATGATATTGATGTAAACTTATTATTTAACAAGTTTTATACTGTTGATAAATCACGCACCAAAGGAAGTTCTGGTCTGGGCTTGTATATTGTAAAGGAATTGCTGAAAAAGATTGACGGTAAAATTGAAAATGTAAGTTACGAAAAAAATATTTTGTCTATTAGCATTTGTTTTCCCTTGTATAATGATAAAAAGTTACTGTGATCAGAACATCTGAATACAGTAACTTTTTTAGTAGCTTTAACTCTCTTTTATAAGTTTTTCAAAATATTCTCTTTTCTTCTCTGGAAGTTGATTTAAAAATTCTTCCAGCCATTTTTCTTCTTCTTCTAAAATTCCCTCGTCCTCATAATACTCTGGATATTCCAAATATATTTCATGTTCTCTTTCTTCTCGTTCTTCGTCAGCTTGTGCTAAGTCCATATATTTTCCAATAAGGAATTGAAGATATTGACTATACCCAAGAGAACTAACTAAATAAGTAATTCGTTCATAGTCTTTCAATGTCATTTCTTTTTTTCCAGTTAAAAGGTCATGGTCGTAAGAAGAACAAACTTCTAAAAATTCCTGTTCCTGCGTTTCTGCTTTTTTCATTGTTCATACGGAATTTTCCATAAGGTAAGAGGTCAGCAGAAGTAGAAGCGATACCCTCAATATCGGTACGAATTATCTTTACCACTTCATTTTTCTTGTATAACTTGCCCTCAACCAATACCGCATTATCATTTAAGGAAATGATGTCAAAGGCAGTATCTTTCAAAGTAGCACTTCCTTGTGGCTTTGTATCGCCCGTTTCTAAATCTCGTTTCTGAATTTTGACACCGCCACGGATAACCTTGTCTGATACGGAAAACTGGTTACTTCCAGTAAGTACGGCAAGGTCGCCGTCCTCTGTAATTTGTGTAAGGTATAAGCCCTTAATCTGTTCGGACTTATCGCCAGCCTGCATATATGCACCGTCCAGCAAGTAACCGTTTGGAGCTTTTGTTTCTTCTACGGTTAGTGTTCCAAGTGGAAGAACTGCCTTGCCGTCCTGCATATAGAAACTGTCGCCAGATACTTTGTATGTGTCCGCTAATTTTGTAACATAATGGATTGTACCGTCGCTGTCTGTTTCGGCGATTGTCTTTGTAACCCATGTTCTTGTAGCTTCGGCAGGGAGATTGTCTTTATTGTAGAAGCCAGTATAATACTTCCATGTAAATTCCGCACCTGCTAAAGAAGCGTTCCCCTGCGGATTGTCTTTCTGTGTTTCCATATCAATCTTGAAGAGTTCAATCAAAGTGTCTGTTACCTTTGGTGTATCTGATACGTTCAAGGTCGCTGTCTTTCCAGCTTCAACCTTTAAGGAATATATATTTGTATCAACCTTATATCCTGCTGGTGCGGATAATTCCTTGATATAGACTGTGTCAGCCTTTACCTCTACGACATCTGTATTTCCGTTTTCATCAGTCGTAAGGGTGGCAAGCTGTTTCGTGCAGTCCTTATCAGCAAAGACACCGTATGTCGCACCAGCGATAGAGTAATTCCCGTTACCGTCTGTAATGCTGGTATTACTGGAAGTCTTTTGAAGTTTCGCATTTCCAACATTGAGTTTCGCCCAGAATTGTCCCAATTCCTGCCCCTCGCCAGAGTAGATATAACCGCCACATTCATAGCGTCCTTTATTCTCTTTGACAAAGGCTCTTGCACCAGAGAAAACTTCGTCCTGCGTAGCTTTTGGAATTTCATCATAAGAAGCTCGCACGTTGTCGCACTGCCAGCCAAGATGTACGCTCAATCTCTGCCAGACCACACATTGTTCCAACAGATAGACTTGCTTGTAGTTCAATTCCTTGTGAGTTTCGCCATACTGTTTGACATACTCTAAGGATAACGCCACATCTGAAATCTGGTTGGCACTCATACGTGAGCTTGCGTCAGCTCTGGTCTTGTAACCATTCTTAAAATCTGTATTGATGTCGATACAATAGGCAGTTTCGCCCTCGACTTTCATATAGCCCTCATTGAATGTCGAACCGATAGAACCGTCATTCATTACTTTTTCAATGATACCGACACGCTCTGCACTTTCCGTCCAGTATTGCTTACTTTCTGCATGGACGGGTGTAGTCGGTAAAGCAGTAACGACAGTTGCAAGAGCTAAGAAGCCCGTACACAATCGTTTTAACATCTTTTTCATAAAATCTAATGCTCCTTTCATTTTGGGTATAAAAATAGACGCTCATTTCTGAACGTCTACATTATTGAAAGGCTTGTCCTCTCACACATATTCTATTTTAATAGGTACAACAGTTGCCTTTCTCCTTGTATTTTCGTTGTTTTCATCACTTGCGTTATCTACAACCTCCATGTGGTGGGGAAGAAATCTCTAATAGATATTCCACATTGGCCCGAACATTATGAAGTTCTTTCATATCATTTTTGGCCTGCTTATAGGCAGAATAGGCTTTCCGTTTTTGTTCCAGAAGATCGGTGTATTCCTCTCGGAGAGATTTGACAGAGGGGAGCTTTTTGATTCCCAGTTCGTCAAAATGATTCTTCGCTGTCTGGTGCAGTAAGATTTCCGCCTCATGTGCAACACGGAATTAAAAGGCTGAGCGCCAGCGGAAAAGATACCTCCTGTCTACGCATTTAGGGCGTTAAAAGTCCACGGAAATCAAGGGTTTTTCCGCATGGCCGGCAGGCAGGTGGATAAAGTTATCCTGTTCCCCGCAAAACGGGGTTCTAAATGCGGGAAAAAGGACAAAAAAGAAGCGCCAGATGCAGAGGCTTTGATACCTCTGCGCCCGGCGCTTTTTCAGCCTATTAGCTGATCTACATAGGTAATTAGAGGGTGCAGATGTTTCAGGCGAAACATCTCAAATAACTTATCTGGATTTACCCATTGAACATCCACAACTTCTGTTTCCTGTAAACGCATTTCTTCAATCTTTATATCCTTATGAAATAGCCAAACATCGTAAAAATCCTGCACATTTTCCCGTCTGCTCTGATAAATCAATTTTTCACTTCCGGGAGTAAGCAGTATTCCTAATTCTTCTTTTACCTCTCGGATTGCTCCTTGTAAACTGGTTTCCCCGGAAAGTACAGAACCACCCGTACATTCCCAATAAAGAGGGTATTGCTTTTTCGGATGCCGCTGTGATAAAAGATACTGCCCCTGCTGGTTGACGATCCATACACTCACAGATAAATGATACAGCCCTTTGGGTATGATTTCTCCACGGCACACTGTTATTCCAGACTTTTCCCGTTTTGCATTATATAAATCCCATTTTTCCATTTTCATACCTCTTTGTGTGGGATCGGTGCTTGCCGAAAATCAAGTAAGTAAATATCCGCAATCCTTTCTATTTCTGTACGCTGATCTGCGGAATACTTATCATAAATCCCGCCTGCTAACATACGGGCTGCCTTTGCGCTTTTAATTGCTGGAAGCACATCATCAAACACAATACAGTGTTCAGGTGCAACCCCTAATTTTCTTGCGGCCAATTCAAAGACATCCGAATATTCTTTTCCCCGCTGAACCTCATCTGTTGAACATAGAGCGTCAAATAATTCTAAAATAGAATTGTTCTTTAAGCATGGAATATAGAGCTTTTCCGGCAACCCCGTAGCAACTGCAAGTTTTATTCCATGTTCTTTTAAGCGCAGAAGATAATCAAGGGCATGGGGCAGCAGACCGACATGGTTACTGTATTCCTCGACCGCCATATTATTCCATTCCTCAATAATTCCCTCTACCGTTTCCTGCAATCCAAAAAGATCAATGGTATATTGTGCGGCTTCCTCAAAACTCCTTGCACATATTTCAGTTACATAATTTTCCGGGACGGGAAGATTTCTCTTTTTCAAAAACTGAATATCTATATGCTCCCATACATCCATTGAATCCAGAATTGTTCCATCTAAATCAAAGATTGCCGCATTAAAATCCATTTTTCTTTTCCTTTCCGCAAAATAAATCTTTCAGTTCCGCAGCAGCAGCTTTTATATCAGACTGCGCTATGATGGCAGATACAACAGCCAGCCCGTCAATTCCCATGGGCTTGAAACGCCCTGCATTTCCCTTATTGATACCGCCAATAACAACTATCGGCAAAGAAACGGCTGCGCGGATTTTCTGTAATTCTTCCATTGATACAGAATCAGCGTCGGTTTTAGTTCCAGTAGGGAACATTGCGCCAACTCCCAAATAATCTGCACCATCCTGTTGTGCCTGTATTGCTTCTGCAATGGAAGATGCGGATACTCCCAACAGCATATTTTCCCCAATTACTTTGCGGACGGCAGCCGCAGGTAAATCATGCTGTCCAATATGTACCCCCGTAGCCTGCACAGCCATTGCAATATCTATCCGGTCGTTTATGATAAGGGGAATATGGTATTTATCCGTAACCTGTTTCACGGCAACAGCCTGATTGTAAAATTCTAATGAGGACAATTCTTTTTCTCGGAGTTGTATCATTGTGCAGCCTCCTAAAATTGCCTGTTCCACCGCTTCTGTCAGGCTATCGCAGCTCATTAGTTGACGATCAGTAACAAGATAAAGTGTATAATCAAAGTTCATTTTGCACCTGCCTATTCTTTAGATAAACCATGCTGATACAATTCGTAGAAATGGTGCGTCGGGCCACAGCCTTTCCCAATCGCAAGAGAGTGTTCGATTGCCATTGTGACATATGCCTTTGCAGATTCGACTGCAAGCGGAACACTTTTTCCCTTTGCAAGCTGGGAAGCGATTGCAGAAGAAAAGGTACAGCCTGTCCCATGAGTATTTTTCGTATCAATGCGGGATGTTTCAAAATGGTAGAAATTTTCTCCATCAAATAGGACATCAACAGCATTTCCTATATGATGTCCACCCTTGACAACAATCGCCTTACAACCCATGGCATATATTTTTCTTGCGGCAGCCTCCATATCTGAAACTGTGGAAATCTGCATATCCGCTATTTTCTCTGCCTCTGGAATATTCGGAGTAAGTACATCGGCAAGTGGAATTACTGTGTCTATCAAGGTGGAAACCGCCGTAGGATTCATCAATGGGCAGCCATTTTTGGCATACATAACCGGGTCGATTACAACATTTTGGGGCTTATATTGTAATAGTTTCTTTGCCACCGCTTTCATACATTCTGGTGTAGAAAGCATACCGATTTTTACTGCGTCCACTTCAATATCTTCAAATACGGCGTCAATCTGTTTTTCAATCATATCCGGGGTAATATCTTGGATGTCGATAACGCGGCTGGTGTTCTCTGCAACAACAGAAACAATAACACTCATTCCAAATACGCCGTGAGCAGAAAAAGTTTTCAAATCAGCCTGAATACCTGCACCTCCGCTGCAATCTGATCCGGCAATGGACAATACTTTTTTCATTTTGCATTTTCCTCCATTCTCTCGTTCCGATAGGCCATCTTCCAAAAAGCAAGTTCTAACAAACTTGCTTTCTCAAAAATATCAGCCAGATACTTTTTATTTGCTTCTGATAACCCAGCACATTTATGCTCTGCAAAAGCAGACCATTCTTTGCAGCTTTCTGCATATTGTTCATCGGCATAATCTTTGATAAAGTCCCAATATCTTGATTCTCTGCTTGTGGGGACAGACGCCAGTTTGCGGAATATATAGCTGTAACTTAACATACAGGGAAGAACCGCCATTAAAATTTCTTCATTCTTTCCATGTGACGCAATCTCAAACATGAAATCAATGTAATTTTGATTTTCAGGCAAAGGGGCGATCAGTTCAATATCATCATCTGTTATGCAAAATTGCTTTAGATAATCCAGCCGCACTTCCGATTCCGTATCATTTACAAAGTTCAGCATGGAGTAGTAAAGCTGAATTTCTCTTAATGTAGCAGCATGAAAAATTGCCTTTCCGTATATGCGGGCATAGTTTTTCAGATAGATACTATCCTGAATCATATATCTCTTGAATTTTTCAAGAGGTAGCTTTCCAGTTTGCACTTCCTGCACAAATGGGGTAGCTGCACATTCTTCCCAAATGGGGATGTTGTGGGTTAAGATGTCTTTCATAAATGCCATGTTTGATCCTCCTAAGATAAAAAAATAGAGCCTCTAAAACAATTAGAAGCTCTTTCAGACGCAATACGAGCGTAAGAAATTGCTTCCCTACGCCGGTATTAGCCGACAGGTCCAGAGGTCAGGTCTTACCTTTTTCAACTTGTTCAGTTCCCTCGCAAACACATATCATATCTTATTCAATTAAAAAAGGACATTCCCAAAACAGAGAATGTCCAAAAAATACGAATCTGTATTCTTCAGCTCCCTGCGTTGGTATTAGCCAACAGGTTCAAAGGGTCAGGTTTTAACCTTCTCAACTACAAGGTAGTCCCCCTGCTTGAGTATTATTATAGTTAAGAAGTCCCGGAAAGTCAAGGTCTATAGAATTCAAGTTAGCAAACCTTATTGACGGGATTTTTCTGTGCTGCGCTGCGGTTGTGGTGGGGAAGAAATCTCTAATAGGTATTCCACATTGGCCCGAACATTATGAAGTTCTTTCATATCATTTTTGGCCTGCTTATAGGCAGAATAGGCTTTCCGTTTTTGTTCCAGAAGATCGGTGTATTCCTCCCGGAGAGATTTGACAGAGGGGAGCTTTTTGATTCCCAGCTCGTCAAAATGATTCTTTGCCGCCTGGTGCAGCAGAATTTCAGCTTCATGTTCTGTTCGGAATTTTTTGCTGTACCCGGCTTTGCGATATTCTACATAGACAGCCCGCGTTTTCGCATAGTTTACGATCTGTTTTTGCAGCTCGGCATTGGCGTTCATTTTTGACTCCAGATCTTTGATCTGAACGGATAAGGTATTGAAATTAGTGGTAGTGGCGTTGGCTTTTTCCAGAAGATCCTCATAACCCATATCGCCATGTTCTTTTAAGTAGAGCACTGCCTGAGAAAGCT containing:
- a CDS encoding ABC transporter ATP-binding protein, whose protein sequence is MTKFICETKNLSKKYKDFYALKNVNLTIPKGEIYGLVGENGAGKTTLIRLLTGLNFKSEGEIILFGHQDNLQHERSKIGCTIEMPALYKDMTASQNLEVQRIQRGIPNKKCITDTLELIGLSNAGKKRVANFSLGMKQRLALGVALLGEPEFLILDEPVNGLDPTGIIELRELLKKLVKEREVTILISSHILSELHQLATCYGFLHKGELLKQISTEELNEECKRHICLRTDNIQKTTLLLEQKGNINNYSVYPDNSIRIYECLDNVRMISKLLSSNGVIIDEISVQGENLETYFENLIGGRKNV
- a CDS encoding ABC transporter permease → MFNQIRAEFYKLFHTKALYLTFALILAVFGIFSIGGQQQFVASSSSLDETWKIGETVGFLARAYSDTAHPLIEEIIRTATSYTVFFWLIVLIFSVIFFSREYTDSTIKIAIASGQSRIKFFVAKYIVISITSIFLYFSFIMIAFIIECAKFNIPIQLFPMLKIAGLNCMIMGAFIGITLMLCVIFKHTAIVVGAMSLFTFSGPLIYMMTWDNMSTQSWRVLTYLKINPMYYWMNTCSYNMINNLEINILIYFVGTVIITFLVSALILRKQEIR
- a CDS encoding sensor histidine kinase, whose protein sequence is MLYFLLICFIFILAFSLFSIIRTIRNINKQIKQQRKIRVSLSNRDIEELAYAINQKDNLHKKLQVQIKQEEEQLKQSISNISHDLRTPLTSIQGYLTLLQECEDKQEQGQCIKIIKAKTDYLTDLVQEFYDLSVIENEQVDVECERVDINRIVTDCLIEKYYEFGEIQPTIQTENTPVWIYGNNLICKRIIENLIVNALRYSDNYIEVSINQKGVFTIKNSTKSLDDIDVNLLFNKFYTVDKSRTKGSSGLGLYIVKELLKKIDGKIENVSYEKNILSISICFPLYNDKKLL
- a CDS encoding NUDIX hydrolase, with product MEKWDLYNAKREKSGITVCRGEIIPKGLYHLSVSVWIVNQQGQYLLSQRHPKKQYPLYWECTGGSVLSGETSLQGAIREVKEELGILLTPGSEKLIYQSRRENVQDFYDVWLFHKDIKIEEMRLQETEVVDVQWVNPDKLFEMFRLKHLHPLITYVDQLIG
- a CDS encoding HAD family hydrolase, with amino-acid sequence MDFNAAIFDLDGTILDSMDVWEHIDIQFLKKRNLPVPENYVTEICARSFEEAAQYTIDLFGLQETVEGIIEEWNNMAVEEYSNHVGLLPHALDYLLRLKEHGIKLAVATGLPEKLYIPCLKNNSILELFDALCSTDEVQRGKEYSDVFELAARKLGVAPEHCIVFDDVLPAIKSAKAARMLAGGIYDKYSADQRTEIERIADIYLLDFRQAPIPHKEV
- the thiE gene encoding thiamine phosphate synthase; the encoded protein is MNFDYTLYLVTDRQLMSCDSLTEAVEQAILGGCTMIQLREKELSSLEFYNQAVAVKQVTDKYHIPLIINDRIDIAMAVQATGVHIGQHDLPAAAVRKVIGENMLLGVSASSIAEAIQAQQDGADYLGVGAMFPTGTKTDADSVSMEELQKIRAAVSLPIVVIGGINKGNAGRFKPMGIDGLAVVSAIIAQSDIKAAAAELKDLFCGKEKKNGF
- the thiD gene encoding bifunctional hydroxymethylpyrimidine kinase/phosphomethylpyrimidine kinase, encoding MKKVLSIAGSDCSGGAGIQADLKTFSAHGVFGMSVIVSVVAENTSRVIDIQDITPDMIEKQIDAVFEDIEVDAVKIGMLSTPECMKAVAKKLLQYKPQNVVIDPVMYAKNGCPLMNPTAVSTLIDTVIPLADVLTPNIPEAEKIADMQISTVSDMEAAARKIYAMGCKAIVVKGGHHIGNAVDVLFDGENFYHFETSRIDTKNTHGTGCTFSSAIASQLAKGKSVPLAVESAKAYVTMAIEHSLAIGKGCGPTHHFYELYQHGLSKE
- a CDS encoding TenA family protein, producing MAFMKDILTHNIPIWEECAATPFVQEVQTGKLPLEKFKRYMIQDSIYLKNYARIYGKAIFHAATLREIQLYYSMLNFVNDTESEVRLDYLKQFCITDDDIELIAPLPENQNYIDFMFEIASHGKNEEILMAVLPCMLSYSYIFRKLASVPTSRESRYWDFIKDYADEQYAESCKEWSAFAEHKCAGLSEANKKYLADIFEKASLLELAFWKMAYRNERMEENAK